The Salegentibacter sp. Hel_I_6 region GGGATTTTCACATCCTGAAGCCCTCTCAGTGCTCCCAGTATAACCACCTGCAAACCATCGCTTAACTGGAATAACGCTGCTACTACCAGTAATTGTGCCGCTAGTAGAATAACTTCAGCATTGTCTATATAGAATGTGGGAAGCCAGTCTTTCAATAAAATAAAGCCTAAAGCAAAAACGGCTTCAATTAAAAAAACCAGTAGAAAAGTGGACATCGCAATTCTTCGTAAATCTTTAAAATTAGCCAGTCCCTTTTGATTTCCTACCCTAATAGTTGCCGTAACTCCCAAACCAACGGCTATCATAAACGTCATGGAAGCGAGATTCAAGGCAATTTGATTTGCCGCCTGCGGATTTGTACCCAGCAATCCCGCCAGGAAAACAGTAGCTGTAAAAATACCTACTTCAAAAAGCATTTGTAAAGCAGTTGGGAAACCGAGGTTTAGTAACCTTTTAAATACATCAGAATTCAAAGATTCTTTTTTACCCCATTTAAAATATTCGGCGAATTTCTTTTTTCTCCTCAGAATTTCCCAAACAAACCACAGCATAAAGAAACGGGAAATTAATGTACCTATTGCCGCACCTTCCAGCTCCAACCTTGGAAAGATCCAGATTCCGTAAATAAGCAGATAATTAAAGATCACGTTCACAACATTAGCGATTAAGGTTGCGTACATCGCATATTTAGTTTGTGAAAGCCCATCGGCAAACTGCTTAAAAGCCTGGAAAATCATTAAAGGGATCATAGAAAATGCTACGATTTCCAGGTAAGGAATAGCAAGTTCTACAACTTCAGGTGGTTGATCTAAATAATACAAGACCGGTTTAGCGACTAATAAGGTAAGAAATAGTAAAACTCCATTTATAGCACATAAAATAACGCCGTGATGAAAATAGCTGCGCCCTTGATTAATATCCTGAGCGCCATCGGCTTCAGCAATTAGAGGCGTTATCGCGAAAGAAAATCCAATTCCAAGAGAAAGGGCTATAAAAACAAGACTATTACCTAAAGAAACCGCTGCAAGAGGTGCCGGGCCCAACTGCCCTATCATTAAATTATCTACAAGACCAACCAGTACATGCCCTAGTTGCCCAAGCATTACGGGGAAGGCTATGTTTAGATTCTTACTGAATTCCCTGGTATAAGCGCTTAGTTGCAAAACATAAATTTTGGCGGCAAAGATAGTAGGATTTTACCGGGCAAAAATTTAAATCGGGTTAAAGAATTAATTAAATTCTTTATCTAAAGTTTTTCGTCCTTTTCAAGGTCAATATGTTTCATACCATATTTATCTACTAAGTAAATTAGGGAAGTCATGGTGGCTGCTCCCAATTCTAACTCACGTTTGTTTACGTGCTCAAAAGTATCGGTCGCGGCGTGATGGTGGTCAAAATATCTTTGGGAGTCTGGTCTAAGCCCCGCAAGTACAATATCTCCTTTCTTCAAAGGCCCAATATCTGCCCCACTACCTCCTCTGCTAAAATAATGTATTAGGTATGGTTCAAAAAGTGGTTTCCAACTTTCTATTTGAGCAAATTGTGCATCATCGGCTTCAAACGAAAACCCGCGTGGGGTAAATCCGCCGGCATCACTTTCTAGTGCGAAAATGTGGTTTTCATTTTTATTTTCGGCTACTTCAGCATATTTATTTCCACCGCGTAAACCGTTTTCTTCGTTCATAAATAATACTACCCTTATAGTTCTTTTAGGTTGATAACCGGTTTCCTTGAACAATCTCAAAACTTCCATAGATTGTACAACACCGGCACCATCATCATGAGAACCATCACCAAGATCCCAGGAATCTAAATGCCCGCCAACAACCATAATTTCATCGGGAAATTCGCTTCCGGTTATTTCGCCAATTACATTATAAGATTGCACTTCACCGTGATTTTCTGAACTCAATTTATAGTAAAATTCAAGATCTTTTTTTAATTTCAAAATTCCGCTAAGGTATTCAGCATCTTTAGTGCTAATTGCCGCGGCGGGAATTCGTTTGCTATCAGGAAGATCTCCATAACTCATAGAACCCGTATGGGGGTTTTTATCAATTTTATGACTAACCGAACGAACTATTACCCCGGCAGCTCCATATTTTCCAGCTGCTTCAGCACCAGAATATCGCTGATCTACACAGCCACCATAAGCTTCAAAAGTTTGGATAAGTTCCGGTTGCATAGGCCGATTATAAAAAACGATTTTTCCTTTAATTTCATCTTTATAATTTTCCAGGTCTTCAATCCCCTGAACTTCTATAACTTTGGCTTTTAAACCACCGCCAGCAGTTGCTACAGAGCCGCCCAGGGCAGTTATATTAACTTCGGTAGTCATTCCCGGACCGGTTTGGATATAAGCGTGTTCTCGAGCTCCCCTTGTCCATTTTGGCACCATCACAGGCTGCAGCCAAACTTTATCGAGACCAAGTTCTTCTAACTGGGCTTTGGTATATTCCACCGCCTTTTCAGCATTTCTAGAACCTGATAATCTTCCACCAATATTATTAGAAAGATGATCCAACCAATCATAAGCCTGCCCTTTTACCAGGGCGGCATCATATAGCTTACGGATTTGAAGAGAATCCTTTGTTTTTTCTTCGGTTTGTGCTATTAGATTAGCACTAAAAATGAGGCAAAAAATGGCGAAAATGTATTTTTTCATCGGGTGAATTCGATTAATTTTTAAAACTTATAATTACGAAAATAAATATTCCTTCGGAAGCAATTCGCTTACTTTAGGTTTTTTATGAAACATTCATAGCAGAAATTTTTATTCTATGCATTATTAATTGATTTTCCTGAATGAAATTCATATTTGATAAAACAAAGAATGTGCCTTAATAATTAAGAAAATCAAATCTAACTGATCCACCATTTTAATCGGCTTCAAAAAAGATAAATTTTATATCTTCGCCGCTAAATTCTAGCAGTTTGAATAAAGAAGAGAAACAAGAGATCATCACGAAAGTAACCAGCCTTTTAAAGGAAATTCCTTCCTCTATGGATATTGTAAAAAAGGGAGGAAATCGCCACAAACGGTTTCAATACCTTGCTACACACATGGTAGAAAAGGCTATTGAAAAAGATGCATTGATTGTTTCTGAGAACCGAATGGGAATTGCTATTTTATTTAAAACCAGTAAAAAAGATGATAACTTTTTAAAAGATATCTGGACACAAATTGGTTTGGTTTTAAATGTCACTGGTGTTAGAAATGCTTATCGTATTGTAAAAAACCAGAATTATATCAAAAAGCAACGCCCGCAAGACGGTGAATATTTATACTGTTGGTTTTGGGGTATTTTAGCCGAATCCCGCGGTGCCGATACCCAGGTTGGTAAAGAAATGAAAGACGAGTTTTACCGGCAGGCAAATGAATATCAAATTCCACTCTATGCGGAAACCAGAATGCGTAAAAATGCCCTGGTTTACCAACGTTTTGGATTTGAGTTATTTCACGAATGGCAACACCCCAGCGGAGATACGATGTATTTTTTAAGATACAACCCGAGGCCCATAGAGAATGTATAAGTCTCTTTAGAATTTACTTCCAAAGAGTTTTACATCTTCTTCGGTTATTTTATCGCCCCCAAGAATTATAAGACGCTCTACTACGTTACGAAGTTCACGAATATTTCCGCGCCAGTCATATTCCTTTAGTGTTTTTAAAGCATCTTCGGTAAATTCTTTTTTAACTGAACCGTGTTCTGTAGATATCTTTTCACTAAAATAATCTATAAGCAATGGGATATCTTCACGACGGTCATTTAAAGAAGGTACTTCTATTAAAATAACGGCCAGCCTGTGGTAAAGGTCTTCTCTGAATTTCTTTTCATCAATTTCTTTCTTTAAATCTTTATTAGTTGCAGCAACTACCCGTACATCTACTTTAATATCCTTACCGCTACCTACCCGCGAAATCTTATTTTCCTGTAAAGCTCGTAGTACTTTAGCCTGTGCCGAAAGACTCATATCGCCAATTTCGTCAAGGAATATTGTTCCGCCATTGGCTACTTCAAATTTACCTGCGCGATCTTTATTGGCTGAAGTAAAAGCACCTTTAACGTGACCAAAAAGTTCGCTTTCTATTAATTCTGAAGGGATAGCCGCACAATTCACTTCTACCATTGGCCCTTTAGATCTATCGCTTTTTTGATGTATCCAATGCGCCACCAGTTCTTTTCCAGTACCATTTTGGCCTGTGATAAGCACGCGGGCATCTGTAGGAGCTACTTTTTCAATAAGTTCTTTAATTCGCTGAATCTCCTGGGATTCACCAATCATTTCAAAATTCTTACTTACTTTCTTTTTAAGACGGGTATTTTCTACAACAAGTTCTTTTCTATCCAGCGCATTTCTTACTGTATTCAATAAGCGGTTTAAATCTGGTGGTTTTGAGATATAGTCAAAAGCGCCCATTTTCATAGTGTTCACAGCAGTATCCAGATCACCGTGACCCGAGATCATTACTACAGGAATTTCTGGTTTTATTTTCATTATGGCTTCGAGCACTTCTACCCCATCCATTTTAGGCATTTTTATATCGCAAAGAACAAGGTCAAAATCCTGATCTTTTATTTTTTCAGTGCCATCAAGTCCATCAACGGCTTCTTCAACCTCATAATTCTCACTCTCTTCGGTTAAAATTTTCACTAAAACCCTTCTTATTGCTGCTTCGTCCTCAATTAATAAAATACGTGCCATATTATAAAATGCTAAATTTTAAACCCGCGCGGGCGTAGAATGTATTGTTTTCGTCAATTATATAAATATTCTCCCTGTCTTTATCTCTTAATCTAATGTCATTTAAAATGGTATAACCGGCGTAGGAATAAAATGAAATATGATCGGTAAAGTTGTACTGATACCCAAGACCACTTAGTACAATTGTCATAGACATACTTTCTGCAAGCCGGTTTGAACCAGGATTAGTTTGTGGATATGGATTAAAATTTTGTTGAACATTAGCGAAAAATCCGTCTAAAGTTACAAAACCCTGTATCTGGTGCCTATCGTTTAAATGATATTTTAGATTAGTTTTTGGAATTCCTAATCCGTAAGACCATTTTTCATCAAATCGTTTATAGTAATTTATAACAGGTAATGGAAATGGAAACCCTGTGGTGGTGGTATAACTTAATCCTAAAATTAGTCGCCAGGGTTCAACATAGCGTTCATCTTCTTTAATTTTTATAAAAAACACTGAGCCGGTATAGATAAAATCGTCTCTCACCAACTTCTCTGTAGCGAAGTTAGATGCCACTTTCACTCCTGTCTCTGCCCCAAAACGCCATAAATCATTCATTTTAAAGGTATAGCCTATTTTACCGGTAAAAGATTGAAACCTATCTAAATTATTGGTAGAAAAGGCTTCATTATTTCTATATCTAAAATTCACATTTCTATATTCCACACCCGGAATTAGATATGCGTCATTTTCATTAAGTTTAATAGGAAAATTTACAAAGGTTCGAAATCTTCTAAATGAATTATCGGAATCTGACTGCGGAAAATAGGTGTATTCTATTCGTGCTAAATCTGTAGATTGAGCCATTGCCGGAAAAGTTACAACTCCCAGCATCAGGAAAGCTATAAATTTAAAGGTCTTATTCATCTTTAGATAAATTTTGAGTTAGGTTGTTATTGGTAGGGTAAAAATGCACATCCCTTTGTGGGAAAGGAATGGTGATATTATTTTTCCTAAATTCTTCATCTATTTTAAATCTAAGCTGGCTTTTTATTTTTGGGTCTACAAAACTATCGGTTACATAAAAATGTAGCGAAAAAACCAGGGATGAATCTCCAAAATCCTCAAAAAGCACGAAGGGTTCAGGACTTTCCACGATATTACTATTTTCTTTTGCACATTTAATCAAAACTTCTTTTACTTTTTGAGTATCACTACCATAAGAAACACCAACTCGCACTCCTTCACGGGTGGTTGCATGGTTTTGAGTGTAGTTGTAGATAACATCGCTCATAAACTTATGATTAGGAATAATCATAACCTTATCATCCCTAGTCAAGGCCCGGGTAGTCCTTAACTTAATTTCAAAAACACGACCAACTCTACCTTCCATCTCTATCACGTCTCCCACTAAAAGGGATTTATCCAGAATGATAAAAACCCCTCCAATAATATCCTGAAAGAGCTCTTGTAAAGCTAAACCTATACCCACAAAAAGTGCAGCCGATGCTGTTAAAAGTATGGTAATATTTATCCCGGCAGAGCTTAATGTAATAAGTATTACCACCAAATAAACAAAGTACTTTATAAACTTAAATACGCTTATAAATTTATGCTTGTCTTGCTGCGCCAGTTTTCCAGTAATAAACGATCTAATTACTCTAAGCACAATACTGGTGAGAACAAAAGCGAAAACCACCAGTAAAATTAAACCTACCGTAATTTCTATTGGCGTACCACTAATTTCGTACTTAAAAAGAATAAGATTCCAGAAGTCTATCAGGCTACCCCAAATATCTTCTTCTACCACTTCCTTTATCGCTTCTGAAGCACCTGAAGTTTCCTGTTCCTGCATAGTTAATATTTAAGCCATTTGAACAATTCTTTATAACTGGCCTTTTTACCATACATAAGAATTCCCACTCTGTAAATCTTGGCTGCTATCCAAATAACGCCAAAATTTGTAACAATCAAAATTGTTATAGAAATAGCTAATTCCCACCACGGCACTCCAAAGGGAATTCGCATAAGCATCACTATGGGTGAGGTAAGCGGAATCATAGAAAATATGGTAGAAACACTACCGTGGGGATTTTCAATGACTGAGAAAAAGCCCACATAAATTCCAAGCATTAAAGGCAGAATTACCGGAAACATGAATTGTTGTGTATCAGTTTCACTGTCTACTGCTGCACCTATTGCAGCATAAATTGCACTATATAAAAAGTAACCTCCAATAAAATAAATTAAGAAAAAGATGACCAGGCTTAAAATGGGCAAATTAAGTACATCCATTAGTAATTGGGCGATTTCGGGTTGAGCTATTTGTTCCATAGTTTCCAATTGAGATTTCTGAACAGTAAAGATATCTATGCCAACCACGTAAAACGAAACCATAGCGAGAATTCCGGCTAATAATACCCAAATTGTAAATTGTGTAATCCCTGCTAAAGAGGTGCCCAAAACCTTCCCCATCATTAATGTAATGGGTTTTACTGAAGAAACTATTATCTCAATTATCCTATTTGTTTTTTCTTCAATCACACTGCGCATGACCATATTCCCATAAATGATAATAAACATCATAAGTAAATATCCTGCAGCACCACCAAAGAACATTTTTATATAATTAGACATTTTAGAGGTACGCTCACCAGAAAAATTTTGAATCTCAATTTTCACCTCAGTTTTGGCCTCATTTAACTCATTAACATCAATACCGCGTTCAATAAGTTCTTCGCGAGTAAGCCTATCAGCAATTGTTTTTTCGATAGCCTGAACAGTTCCCAGGCCCGGTGACTCTTTGCCAAAAAATTGAACTCCTTTTAAGTCTCTACTTAAGTTTTCAGGGATATAAATGAGACCGTAATAATCCTGCTCATTAACCATTTTCTTAGCTTCTTCAAATGATTTTCCTGAAAGATCTAAATATTGAACCTGTTCCACATCTTTAAATTCCGAAGAAAACATTTCAGTTTCATCATACAAACCTATAATTCGTTGCTCACTACTGTTAAGCATACTTAAATAAGCAATAAGGGCGAACATTCCTACCAGAATTAACGGACTTAAAAAAGTCATGATAATGAATGTTTTATTCCTTACCCTTGCTAAATATTCTCGCTGAATTATGAGCCTTAGATTACGCATTTTGAGTCACGGTTTTAATAAAAATATCGTTTACTGAAGGAATAACTTCTACAAAATGATTTATCCTGGCTCTACCTATAAGATAATCTAAAAGTTGATTTGGAGTTTCCCCATCTTTTAGCTGAATAGTTAATTTAAGATCGTGGTTTATACTTTTAAAATTGGTTTTACCAATAATAAATTTCTCTTTTAATTCAGCCAACAGAGCAAGATCATTTTCTGATTCAAGACCTACTTCATAGGTATTAGATTTATATGCTCTTTTAATTTCTGAAACTTTACCATCCAATAATTTATTAGACTCGTGTATTAAAGCCATATAATCGCATAATTCTTCAACACTTTCCATTCTATGTGTTGAAAATAGGATGGTTGCGCCTTCCTCTTTAAGCTGAAGGATTTCATTCTTTATTAATCCAGCATTTACAGGATCAAACCCACTGAAGGGTTCATCAAAAATCAATAATTTTGGCCGATGTAAAACGGTAATAATAAACTGTACTTTTTGCGCCATCCCTTTAGAGAGTTCCTGTATCTTTTTATCCCACCATCCTTCAATTTGTAGTTTTTTAAACCAATATTCAAGGCGCTCCTTAGCTTCCGCTTTTGTAAGCCCTTTTAAACGCGCAAGGTAAAGCGCTTGCTCACCTACTTTCATAGATTTATAAAGACCACGTTCTTCCGGGAGGTAACCAATATGCGCAACATCGTCAGGATGCAAGGGTTTACCATCAAGAAAAACCTGCCCTTTATCTGGCATGGTGATTTGGTTGATAATTCGAAGTAATGTTGTTTTTCCAGCTCCATTAGGACCTAAAAGGCCAAAAATACTTTCACGGGGAATAGCTATTGTAACATTATTTAGTGCAGTAAAATTGCCAAATTGCTTATAGATATTTTCTGCTACTAAGAGATTTTCCATATATAGGTTGGTAAAAAGAAATTACCTCGAAGCAAACTCTCGAGGTATTCATAGAAAACAATATTTTTAATTTCGAGGCACGCCTCGCTGTATTAAATCTCGATTATCGAGTAAATATATTGAAATAGCTTGATAGATGTTTTGGATTAAGAAGAAATTTTACTTTTCATAAAGGTCCTAAAAAACAAAACCCACCCTCAATAAATTAAGGATGGGAAAAAAATTGCTATGAAAAAGAAAAATTGTCACTAAAAGACTTAGTGATAATCAAATATATAAATTTTTTCTTAAAACAGCGGTTCTAAGAAAACATATCTTTAACTTTTTCAAAGAACGATTTATCACTCTTCTCAGGATTCGGCTGGAAGTTGTCGTCATCAGCCATTCTTTCAAAGAATTCACGTTGTTCTTTACTAATATTTTTTGGAGTCCAAACATTTACATGGACTAATAGATCACCTTTTCCGTAACCATTTAGGTTACCAATTCCTTTTCCTCTAAGTCTAAGGATCTTTCCAGATTGAACACCTTCTTCAATCTTAATTCTAACTTTTCCGGTAACTGTGTCTATTTCTCTTGAAGAGCCTAAAACGGCTTCAGACAAGCTAATATAGAGATCGTAATGAAGGTTATCACCTTCTCTTTGTAGGCTGTGGTGCTCTTTTTCTTCAATTGCTACCAGCAAATCTCCGGGAATTCCATTTCCTGGAGCATCATTACCTTTTCCAGAAACTTTTAACTGCATCCCATCTTCAACCCCTGCAGGAATTTTAATAGAAACGGTTTCATCTTGCTGCACCAAACCATGGGCATCTGCCTCTGGCGGTTTATTATCTATTATCTGGCCAGAACCAATACAAGCCGTGCAAGGCGATGCAGTTTGCATTCTTCCCAAAATAGTATTGGTTACCCTTGTTACCTGTCCTGTACCTTTACAGGTTGTACAGGTTTTGTAGGTAGTTCCAGAAGCCTGAACTTTTCGTTTTACTTTAATTTTTTTCTCGGCACCGTTAGCAATTTCTTCTAAAGTAAGACTTACCCTAATTCTTAGGTTACTTCCTTTAGCACGTCTTTGGCCACCGCCAAAACCTCCTCCAAAACCAGAGAAGCCGCCACCACCGCTAAAACCACCACCAAAGATGTCTCCAAATTGGCTGAATATATCATCCATATTCATGCCGCCGCCGCCGAAGCCGCCACCGCCGCCACCTTCAAAGGCCTGGTGTCCAAACCTGTCGTATCGGGCGCGCTTATCTTCATTGCTAAGTACTTCGTAGGCTTCAGCAGATTTCTTAAATTTCTCTTCAGCTTCAGAATCACCCGGATTTTTATCTGGGTGGTACTTAATGGCCATTTTTCGATATGCTTTCTTAACCTCTGCGGTTGAGGCACCTTTGCTTATGCCTAAAATGTCATAATAATCTTCTTTCATAGTCACGTTTTGCGGATTCTAAAAAGCTTTTATTTGCCGGTTACTACTTTAGGAAATCTAATAATACGTTCCCCGAGCTTGTAACCACGCTCTACTACATCAACTATCTTGCCTTTAAGCTTATCTTTAGGTGCAGGAATTTGAGTAATGGCCTCGTGGATTTCAGAGTCAAAATCGTCTCCTACTTTCACATTCATCGCCTGAAGGCCCTTACTATTAAGCGTTTCCTTAAATTTATTATGTATAAGTTCTACACCCTGAATTAAATTTTTATCACCAGATTTCTTTAATTCATTTAAAGCTCTGTCAAAATCATCCAAAACTGGCAACATGGCGGTCATTACCTCCTGATTGGCAGTTTTAAATAGTTCCAAACGCTCTTTAGAGGTTCTTCTCTTATAATTTTCAAACTCGGCAAAAAGACGTAGAAATTTATCTTTTTCCTTTTGAAGTTCTTCTTTTAGCTTTTCTTCTTCAGTAAGTTCAGCATTTTGCTCTTCCTCCTTTACATCTCCATTTTCGTTCTCAACCTCTTCTATAGCTTCATCAATAACGTCTTCAACCTGATCTTTAACAGGCTGATCCTGTTGGTCTCCTTTTATATCTTTTCTTTTTTCGCTCATTTTTATTCATTTTAATATAGCCACAACGGGTCAAAATCATTGCCAATAATGATTCATTGTCAAAATGTCATTACCGGTTAAATCCTTCACGAAGAAAAACCAAGTTTTCTGCAAAAGGAAATCATGTTATAGCCAATCCTAAATACCTTAAATTAAGGATGCATGTAAAGGTTTAACCTGGTATTCAAAAACCTTTAGACTTGGTCCATATTTTACAATATTTTTTCAATTCAAAAGTTATATCAAAAAATGATGATTATTTAATAAAAAATTAGCAATTGGATATTGATATATTGAGTAATTTTGCGGCTTAAATAAACTAAATTTTAACAAAAATGAGAAAATCAATTTTAAGCACTTTTGTGATCGCAACTTTAGTAATGGCGGTTGTAGGATGTAAAGACGATAAAAATAAGGCAGAAACTTCTGAAGCTAAGGATGCTGCAACAGCACAGGCAGAAGCTATGGAGTTTAAGGTAGATACTTCTGCTTCTACTATTGAGTGGCAAGGTAGCAAACCAACCGGTGAGCATACAGGTACAATTAGACTTTCTGAAGGTACTTTTAGCGCTAATGATAGCATTATTGAAAGCGGAAATTTCGTTATCGACATGCAATCAATAGAGGTTACCGATCTTGAAGGAGATGATAAAAAAGATCTTGAAGCTCATTTAATGGGAACTGTAGAAGGTAAAGAAGGAGATTTCTTTAACGCTACTAAATACCCTGAAGCAACATTTGAAGTAACTGAAATCACTGAAAAAGACGGACAAAAAATGTTATCTGGTAACCTTACTATTAAGGAGGAAACTAAGAATATTAGCTTCCCAGTAACTATAGATCAATCTGGAGACAGCATTGAAATTACTAGTGAAGAATTTAGCATAGACAGAACTAACTGGAATGTGAATTTTGGTTCTAAATCTGTTTTTGACGGACTTGGTGATAACTTTGTAAGTGACGATATCACTTTAAAGATTAATCTAAAAGCTACTAAAGCTTAAGATTATTCATAAACGTAAAATTAAAAGGCTGCTAAATTATTTTAGCAGCCTTTTTTTATGAAATAATATTTATGAATATTTAAATCAAATCTTCAAGTGCTTTGGTAAGGTTTACATAATTAAATGAATATCCTTCCCGCTCTATCTTATCGCTACTAACCAATTGACTTGATAATACTATGTGTGCCATTTCTCCCAATACCAACTTTAGGGCCACCTTAGGTACATTGGGCAGCCATACGGGTTTCCCCAGCTGTGAAGCCACTTCATTCACCATTTCCTTATTAGTTACCGGGTTTGGGGCTACGGCATTATAAACTCCAGTGAGTTTATTTTCCAGGGCATACATAAAGATACCCGTTATATCCTCAATATGAATCCAGGATTGCCATTGCTTTCCATTACCAAGTGGCGAACCTACATTAAAGTTTACAGGTTCTTTAAGCTTTTCCAACATTCCTCCATTTTCGGCAAGGACAAGTCCTATTCTTATTTTTGCGACTTCTATTCCAAGGTCTTTAAAATTGTCTACTGCTTCCTCCCATTTTACAACTACTTCACCTACAAAAGAATCATCTACTCCCTGATCTTCTTCAGTATATAATTTTTCGAGCGAACTAGGATACACACCAATGGCACTGGCTGAAACCACCTGTTTTATCTGGTGTTCATTTTCCTGTAAACATTTATAGAGTAAACTCGCAGTTTCGGTGCGACTTTTCAGAATTTTTTCCTTTTGTTCCGGGGTCCATCTTTCAGCAATACTGGCTCCAACAAGATTTATAATCGCATCAACACCTTCTATTGCTTTGCTGTCAATTTCATTTTCATTGGGATTCCAGTAAAAACCTTTGTAATCTGGCTTATTCTCAAGCTTATCTTTACTGGTAGTTAGGTAATGAACTTCTATCCCTTTATCGCGACATGACCGACTGATCTTAGATCCTATTAAACCGGTAGCTCCTGTAATTAATACACGCATTTTTC contains the following coding sequences:
- a CDS encoding MATE family efflux transporter, translated to MQLSAYTREFSKNLNIAFPVMLGQLGHVLVGLVDNLMIGQLGPAPLAAVSLGNSLVFIALSLGIGFSFAITPLIAEADGAQDINQGRSYFHHGVILCAINGVLLFLTLLVAKPVLYYLDQPPEVVELAIPYLEIVAFSMIPLMIFQAFKQFADGLSQTKYAMYATLIANVVNVIFNYLLIYGIWIFPRLELEGAAIGTLISRFFMLWFVWEILRRKKKFAEYFKWGKKESLNSDVFKRLLNLGFPTALQMLFEVGIFTATVFLAGLLGTNPQAANQIALNLASMTFMIAVGLGVTATIRVGNQKGLANFKDLRRIAMSTFLLVFLIEAVFALGFILLKDWLPTFYIDNAEVILLAAQLLVVAALFQLSDGLQVVILGALRGLQDVKIPTVICFISYWIIGFPVSWYFGKAENFGTMGIWLGLLAGLSASALMLYIRFNYLTKKLILQESNLVQSKI
- a CDS encoding M20/M25/M40 family metallo-hydrolase, coding for MKKYIFAIFCLIFSANLIAQTEEKTKDSLQIRKLYDAALVKGQAYDWLDHLSNNIGGRLSGSRNAEKAVEYTKAQLEELGLDKVWLQPVMVPKWTRGAREHAYIQTGPGMTTEVNITALGGSVATAGGGLKAKVIEVQGIEDLENYKDEIKGKIVFYNRPMQPELIQTFEAYGGCVDQRYSGAEAAGKYGAAGVIVRSVSHKIDKNPHTGSMSYGDLPDSKRIPAAAISTKDAEYLSGILKLKKDLEFYYKLSSENHGEVQSYNVIGEITGSEFPDEIMVVGGHLDSWDLGDGSHDDGAGVVQSMEVLRLFKETGYQPKRTIRVVLFMNEENGLRGGNKYAEVAENKNENHIFALESDAGGFTPRGFSFEADDAQFAQIESWKPLFEPYLIHYFSRGGSGADIGPLKKGDIVLAGLRPDSQRYFDHHHAATDTFEHVNKRELELGAATMTSLIYLVDKYGMKHIDLEKDEKL
- a CDS encoding sigma-54 dependent transcriptional regulator — its product is MARILLIEDEAAIRRVLVKILTEESENYEVEEAVDGLDGTEKIKDQDFDLVLCDIKMPKMDGVEVLEAIMKIKPEIPVVMISGHGDLDTAVNTMKMGAFDYISKPPDLNRLLNTVRNALDRKELVVENTRLKKKVSKNFEMIGESQEIQRIKELIEKVAPTDARVLITGQNGTGKELVAHWIHQKSDRSKGPMVEVNCAAIPSELIESELFGHVKGAFTSANKDRAGKFEVANGGTIFLDEIGDMSLSAQAKVLRALQENKISRVGSGKDIKVDVRVVAATNKDLKKEIDEKKFREDLYHRLAVILIEVPSLNDRREDIPLLIDYFSEKISTEHGSVKKEFTEDALKTLKEYDWRGNIRELRNVVERLIILGGDKITEEDVKLFGSKF
- a CDS encoding DUF6268 family outer membrane beta-barrel protein, which translates into the protein MNKTFKFIAFLMLGVVTFPAMAQSTDLARIEYTYFPQSDSDNSFRRFRTFVNFPIKLNENDAYLIPGVEYRNVNFRYRNNEAFSTNNLDRFQSFTGKIGYTFKMNDLWRFGAETGVKVASNFATEKLVRDDFIYTGSVFFIKIKEDERYVEPWRLILGLSYTTTTGFPFPLPVINYYKRFDEKWSYGLGIPKTNLKYHLNDRHQIQGFVTLDGFFANVQQNFNPYPQTNPGSNRLAESMSMTIVLSGLGYQYNFTDHISFYSYAGYTILNDIRLRDKDRENIYIIDENNTFYARAGLKFSIL
- a CDS encoding mechanosensitive ion channel family protein, which gives rise to MQEQETSGASEAIKEVVEEDIWGSLIDFWNLILFKYEISGTPIEITVGLILLVVFAFVLTSIVLRVIRSFITGKLAQQDKHKFISVFKFIKYFVYLVVILITLSSAGINITILLTASAALFVGIGLALQELFQDIIGGVFIILDKSLLVGDVIEMEGRVGRVFEIKLRTTRALTRDDKVMIIPNHKFMSDVIYNYTQNHATTREGVRVGVSYGSDTQKVKEVLIKCAKENSNIVESPEPFVLFEDFGDSSLVFSLHFYVTDSFVDPKIKSQLRFKIDEEFRKNNITIPFPQRDVHFYPTNNNLTQNLSKDE
- a CDS encoding ABC transporter permease, whose product is MRNLRLIIQREYLARVRNKTFIIMTFLSPLILVGMFALIAYLSMLNSSEQRIIGLYDETEMFSSEFKDVEQVQYLDLSGKSFEEAKKMVNEQDYYGLIYIPENLSRDLKGVQFFGKESPGLGTVQAIEKTIADRLTREELIERGIDVNELNEAKTEVKIEIQNFSGERTSKMSNYIKMFFGGAAGYLLMMFIIIYGNMVMRSVIEEKTNRIIEIIVSSVKPITLMMGKVLGTSLAGITQFTIWVLLAGILAMVSFYVVGIDIFTVQKSQLETMEQIAQPEIAQLLMDVLNLPILSLVIFFLIYFIGGYFLYSAIYAAIGAAVDSETDTQQFMFPVILPLMLGIYVGFFSVIENPHGSVSTIFSMIPLTSPIVMLMRIPFGVPWWELAISITILIVTNFGVIWIAAKIYRVGILMYGKKASYKELFKWLKY
- a CDS encoding ABC transporter ATP-binding protein gives rise to the protein MENLLVAENIYKQFGNFTALNNVTIAIPRESIFGLLGPNGAGKTTLLRIINQITMPDKGQVFLDGKPLHPDDVAHIGYLPEERGLYKSMKVGEQALYLARLKGLTKAEAKERLEYWFKKLQIEGWWDKKIQELSKGMAQKVQFIITVLHRPKLLIFDEPFSGFDPVNAGLIKNEILQLKEEGATILFSTHRMESVEELCDYMALIHESNKLLDGKVSEIKRAYKSNTYEVGLESENDLALLAELKEKFIIGKTNFKSINHDLKLTIQLKDGETPNQLLDYLIGRARINHFVEVIPSVNDIFIKTVTQNA